From the Streptomyces syringium genome, one window contains:
- the otr(A) gene encoding tetracycline resistance ribosomal protection protein Otr(A) has product MRTPQHRTLNIGILAHVDAGKTSLTERLLFDTGAIDRLGSVDDGSTRTDTGELERRRGITIRTAVAPFTLGDLRVNLIDTPGHSDFIAEVERALGVLDGAVLVLSAVEGVQAQTRVLMKTLRRLRLPTLVFVNKTDRAGAREAGLLADVRHRLTPHIVPMGTVRDLGTPAARTVPGSLADPDFRELVAESLAEGDDALLADLVAGRAPTARDLASALADRTGRGLAYPVFFGSALSGQGVDALLDGIASLLPPAPAAGRDGDAGASGTVFAVERGAGGEKTAYLRLFAGELSERERVTLRRREADGTPGEHTGRITGLKVVGAPAAEPLTAGGIARIRGLPGVRVGDRLGAVPAGDAEPHFAPPSLETVVRPVRPGDAARLHSALTALADQDPLIGTRALPGGGTSVLLYGEVQKEIVAATLSTEFGVDALFEPSRAVYRERPVGTGEAYEEIDRHGGHVFWATVGLRVAPGAPGSGTEFRRDTELGALPLAFDRAIEETVTRTLTQGLHGWQVTDCVVTLTRSGFIGPVSTAADFRSLTPLVLMRALAAAGTRVYEPCLAYELELPLDALSAVTAALAAVGAEIRATSGGTDSWLVTGVVPAGRAAEVERRLPGLTRGEAAWWAAPTTDRPHPGEPPARVRTGADPLNRADYLRHLGRV; this is encoded by the coding sequence CGACACCGGCGAGCTCGAACGCCGCCGCGGCATCACCATCCGCACCGCCGTCGCCCCCTTCACCCTCGGCGATCTGCGGGTCAACCTCATCGACACCCCCGGCCACAGCGACTTCATCGCCGAGGTGGAGCGCGCCCTCGGCGTGCTCGACGGCGCGGTGCTCGTGCTGTCCGCCGTGGAGGGCGTGCAGGCGCAGACGCGCGTGCTGATGAAGACCCTGCGGCGGTTGCGGCTGCCGACGCTGGTGTTCGTCAACAAGACCGACCGCGCGGGCGCCCGCGAGGCCGGACTGCTGGCCGACGTCCGCCACCGGCTCACTCCGCACATCGTCCCCATGGGCACCGTCCGTGACCTCGGTACGCCCGCCGCCCGCACGGTCCCGGGCTCGCTCGCCGACCCGGACTTCCGCGAACTGGTGGCGGAATCCCTGGCCGAGGGCGACGACGCGCTCCTCGCGGACCTCGTCGCCGGGCGCGCTCCCACCGCCCGCGATCTGGCGTCCGCCCTGGCCGACCGCACCGGGCGCGGCCTGGCGTACCCGGTCTTCTTCGGCTCGGCGCTGTCCGGGCAGGGCGTGGACGCGCTGCTGGACGGCATCGCGTCCCTGCTGCCGCCCGCACCCGCGGCCGGCCGGGACGGGGACGCCGGGGCGAGCGGCACGGTGTTCGCCGTCGAGCGCGGCGCCGGCGGGGAGAAGACCGCGTATCTGCGGCTGTTCGCGGGCGAGCTGTCCGAGCGGGAGCGCGTCACCCTGCGCCGGCGGGAGGCGGACGGGACGCCGGGGGAGCACACCGGCCGGATCACCGGACTGAAGGTCGTCGGAGCCCCGGCCGCGGAGCCGCTCACCGCGGGCGGCATCGCGCGGATCCGGGGTCTGCCGGGGGTCCGCGTCGGGGACCGGCTCGGGGCCGTGCCGGCGGGGGACGCGGAGCCGCACTTCGCGCCGCCGAGCCTGGAGACCGTCGTCCGGCCCGTCCGCCCGGGCGACGCGGCCCGGCTGCACTCCGCACTGACCGCCCTCGCCGACCAGGACCCGCTGATCGGCACCCGCGCCCTGCCGGGCGGTGGCACCTCGGTACTGCTCTACGGCGAGGTGCAGAAGGAGATCGTCGCGGCGACGCTGAGCACGGAGTTCGGCGTCGACGCCCTGTTCGAGCCGAGCCGCGCGGTGTACCGGGAGCGGCCGGTGGGGACCGGGGAGGCGTACGAGGAGATCGACCGGCACGGCGGCCATGTCTTCTGGGCCACGGTCGGGCTGCGCGTCGCGCCGGGCGCGCCGGGTTCGGGCACGGAGTTCCGCCGCGACACCGAGCTCGGTGCCCTCCCGCTCGCCTTCGACCGTGCCATCGAGGAGACGGTCACCCGCACCCTCACCCAGGGTCTGCACGGCTGGCAGGTCACCGACTGCGTCGTCACCCTGACCCGCTCCGGCTTCATCGGCCCCGTGAGCACCGCCGCCGACTTCCGCTCCCTGACCCCGCTGGTCCTGATGCGCGCTCTCGCGGCGGCCGGCACCCGGGTGTACGAACCGTGTCTCGCCTACGAACTGGAGCTGCCGCTCGATGCCTTGAGCGCGGTGACGGCCGCGCTGGCCGCGGTCGGGGCGGAGATCCGCGCCACCTCGGGCGGCACGGACTCCTGGCTCGTGACGGGTGTCGTCCCGGCGGGCCGCGCGGCCGAGGTCGAACGCCGACTGCCGGGCCTCACCCGGGGCGAGGCCGCCTGGTGGGCGGCACCCACCACCGACCGCCCCCACCCGGGTGAACCCCCGGCACGCGTCCGCACCGGCGCCGACCCCCTCAACCGGGCGGACTACCTGCGGCACCTGGGTCGGGTGTGA
- a CDS encoding PucR family transcriptional regulator, translating to MRLRALLETDALGLRLLGGEDELDRTVRGVMTTDLRDPSRYLSGGELVLTGLAWRRDPEDSERFVRILAAAGVAGLAAGEAEMASTPDDLVLACARHRMPLFSVDEDVSFASITEHVVRQVSGERAGDLAAVVDRHRRLMTAGPAGGGPEVVLDLLGSDLDLRAWVLSPSGRPIAGSSLAGAGPALPAAVSATLAGEHLAASRTGRRGPHRVTAAGATYSLFPIRSSGRDLRETVLSDWLLAVEADAGDWPEERLDLLHGVTQLIAVERDRREAARTVRRRLAQEVLELVQTGAAPAEIAARLRVAAPVLLPGLGTAPHWQIVVARVEWEGGDIPGGPVAQALLEEVLVDPDAIGPDPSDRIAVAHTGDEAVALVPLPSVPPVPSVPSDADAEDTAAVTGLHADALLAAIREPLSRGLADDGRLTLGVSAAVHSAEGLRGALEEARHARRVAAARPGRVCAAGHQELASHVLLLPFVPDDVRRAFTARLLDPLRDYDRRHRAELIPTLEAFLDCDGSWTRCATRLHLHVNTLRYRVGRIEQLTGRDLSRLEDKLDFFLALRMS from the coding sequence ATGCGGCTGCGCGCACTGCTGGAGACGGATGCGCTGGGCCTTCGGCTGCTCGGCGGCGAGGACGAGCTGGACCGCACCGTGCGCGGCGTGATGACCACCGACCTGCGGGATCCGAGCCGGTATCTGTCCGGTGGCGAGCTGGTGCTCACCGGGCTGGCCTGGCGGCGCGATCCGGAGGACTCCGAGCGGTTCGTCCGGATCCTGGCGGCGGCCGGGGTGGCGGGGCTCGCGGCGGGCGAGGCGGAGATGGCCTCGACCCCCGACGACCTGGTGCTGGCCTGCGCGCGGCACCGGATGCCGCTGTTCTCCGTCGACGAGGACGTGTCCTTCGCGTCCATCACCGAGCACGTCGTGCGGCAGGTCTCCGGCGAGCGGGCCGGTGATCTGGCGGCGGTCGTGGACCGGCACCGCCGGCTGATGACCGCGGGCCCGGCGGGCGGCGGCCCCGAGGTGGTCCTCGATCTGCTCGGCTCCGACCTGGACCTGCGGGCCTGGGTGCTCTCCCCCAGCGGCCGCCCCATCGCGGGCTCCTCGCTGGCGGGGGCCGGGCCCGCGCTGCCCGCCGCGGTCAGCGCCACCCTCGCGGGCGAGCACCTGGCCGCCTCGCGCACGGGCCGGCGCGGCCCGCACCGCGTCACCGCCGCCGGTGCCACGTACTCGCTGTTCCCCATTCGCAGCAGTGGCCGCGACCTGCGCGAGACGGTCCTCTCCGACTGGCTGCTGGCCGTCGAGGCGGACGCCGGGGACTGGCCGGAGGAGCGGCTGGACCTGCTGCACGGCGTCACCCAGCTGATCGCCGTCGAGCGCGACCGGCGGGAGGCGGCCCGTACGGTACGGCGCCGGCTCGCGCAGGAAGTGCTCGAACTGGTCCAGACAGGTGCCGCCCCGGCGGAGATCGCGGCCCGGCTGCGGGTGGCCGCCCCGGTGCTGCTGCCCGGTCTGGGCACGGCCCCGCACTGGCAGATCGTGGTGGCCCGGGTCGAGTGGGAAGGCGGCGACATCCCCGGCGGGCCGGTCGCCCAGGCCCTGCTGGAGGAGGTGCTGGTCGACCCCGACGCGATCGGTCCCGACCCCTCCGACCGCATCGCCGTCGCCCACACGGGCGACGAGGCGGTCGCGCTGGTGCCCCTGCCCTCCGTCCCCCCGGTGCCTTCCGTGCCCTCGGACGCCGACGCGGAGGACACGGCGGCCGTCACCGGTCTGCACGCCGACGCGCTCCTCGCCGCGATCCGCGAGCCCCTCTCCCGGGGCCTCGCCGACGACGGCCGTCTGACGCTGGGCGTCAGCGCGGCCGTGCACTCCGCGGAGGGGCTGCGCGGCGCCCTGGAGGAGGCCCGCCACGCCCGCCGTGTGGCGGCGGCCCGCCCCGGCCGCGTCTGCGCCGCGGGCCACCAGGAGCTGGCCTCCCACGTCCTGCTGCTCCCCTTCGTCCCCGACGACGTCCGCCGCGCCTTCACCGCCCGTCTGCTGGACCCGCTGCGCGACTACGACCGCCGTCACCGTGCCGAGCTGATCCCGACCCTGGAGGCGTTCCTCGACTGCGACGGGTCCTGGACCCGCTGCGCGACGCGTCTGCACCTGCATGTGAACACCCTGCGCTACCGGGTGGGCCGGATCGAGCAACTGACGGGCCGCGATCTGTCGCGCCTGGAGGACAAGCTGGACTTCTTCCTGGCCCTGCGGATGAGCTGA
- a CDS encoding FAD binding domain-containing protein has protein sequence MDFLRPASWEEALAAKAEHPTAVPIAGGTDVMVEINFDHRRPEYLLDLNRIGELYEWQVGDRDVRLGAAVPYAQIMEHLRAELPGLALASHTVGSPQIRNRGSVGGNLGAASPAGDAHPALLAAGADVEAESVRGTRLIPVEEFFTGVKRNALEPDELIRAVRIRRADGPQAFSKVGTRNAMVIAVCAFGLALHPETRTVRTGIGSAAPTPVRARVAEDFLQAALDEGGFWDSGRIITPSVARQFAQLAAGACNPIDDVRGSAEYRRHAVAVMARRTLGWTWDAYRGNERSASCA, from the coding sequence ATGGACTTCCTGCGCCCTGCCAGCTGGGAGGAGGCTCTCGCCGCCAAGGCGGAGCACCCCACGGCTGTGCCCATCGCGGGTGGTACGGACGTGATGGTCGAGATCAATTTCGACCACCGCCGGCCGGAGTACCTGCTGGACCTCAACCGCATCGGCGAACTCTACGAATGGCAGGTCGGCGACCGCGACGTCCGCCTCGGCGCCGCCGTGCCCTACGCACAGATCATGGAGCACCTGCGCGCGGAGCTGCCCGGCCTCGCGCTCGCCTCGCACACCGTCGGCTCCCCGCAGATCCGCAACCGCGGCAGCGTCGGCGGCAACCTCGGCGCGGCCTCACCGGCGGGCGACGCGCACCCCGCGCTGCTGGCGGCGGGAGCCGACGTCGAGGCGGAGTCCGTGCGCGGCACCCGTCTCATCCCGGTCGAGGAGTTCTTCACCGGGGTCAAGCGCAACGCCCTGGAGCCCGACGAACTGATCCGGGCCGTCCGCATCCGCAGGGCCGACGGACCGCAGGCCTTCTCCAAGGTCGGCACGCGCAACGCCATGGTCATCGCCGTCTGCGCCTTCGGCCTCGCCCTGCACCCCGAGACCCGCACGGTCAGGACCGGCATCGGCTCGGCCGCGCCCACCCCCGTCCGGGCCCGGGTGGCGGAGGACTTCCTCCAGGCGGCGCTCGACGAGGGCGGCTTCTGGGACTCCGGGCGGATCATCACCCCGTCCGTCGCCCGGCAGTTCGCCCAACTCGCCGCCGGCGCCTGCAACCCGATCGACGACGTGCGCGGCAGCGCCGAGTACCGCAGGCACGCGGTGGCCGTCATGGCCCGCCGCACCCTCGGCTGGACCTGGGACGCGTACCGTGGAAACGAGAGGAGCGCATCATGCGCGTGA
- a CDS encoding (2Fe-2S)-binding protein: protein MRVNFTVNGRPQEADDVWEGESLLYVLRERLGLPGSKNACEQGECGSCTVRLDGLPVCACLVAAGQVEGRAVDTVEGLADYAERRSAGDRAGTAQGGTSIDEAQRWQARPPGPPATELSAVQQAFIDAGAVQCGFCTPGLLVAADELLERNAQPSDADIREALSGNLCRCTGYEKILDAVRLAAARADRTEEAV, encoded by the coding sequence ATGCGCGTGAATTTCACGGTCAACGGCCGGCCGCAGGAGGCCGACGACGTCTGGGAGGGCGAGAGCCTCCTGTACGTCCTGCGCGAGCGGCTGGGCCTGCCCGGCTCCAAGAACGCCTGTGAGCAGGGCGAGTGCGGGTCCTGCACGGTCCGCCTCGACGGCCTCCCGGTCTGTGCGTGTCTGGTGGCGGCCGGCCAGGTGGAGGGCCGCGCCGTCGACACCGTCGAAGGGCTCGCCGATTACGCCGAGCGGCGCTCGGCAGGAGACCGGGCGGGCACCGCGCAGGGCGGCACGAGCATCGACGAGGCCCAGCGCTGGCAGGCCCGGCCGCCGGGCCCGCCCGCCACCGAACTCTCGGCCGTACAGCAGGCCTTCATCGACGCGGGCGCGGTCCAGTGCGGGTTCTGCACTCCGGGCCTCCTCGTCGCCGCCGACGAACTGCTGGAGCGCAACGCCCAGCCCTCCGACGCGGACATCCGCGAGGCACTCTCGGGCAACCTGTGCCGCTGCACCGGCTACGAGAAGATCCTCGACGCGGTACGCCTCGCGGCGGCCCGCGCGGACCGCACCGAAGAGGCGGTCTGA